A region from the Bacteroidia bacterium genome encodes:
- a CDS encoding tetratricopeptide repeat protein: MRSLFLFIWFFIFQFSIVAFSQQSKIDSLLEINSNTKIDTVRIKTLLTLTDLYSFQNSDSAILFGKRAKVLAKRIKNQSYIANASTELGWAYYVSGNYTTALDNFLEALKIYENCQDFKNMSTALGNIGSVYLNQKNFKKAREYYTRALTIDQKTNNKKWIASDISNLGIIYMSEGNYEKAIESYTKALIINREIKNKRDISMNLGNIGNVYFKLGEDSSNTTKQSDSLYNIAANYYLDAIKIDEELGRKLGIAIKLGNLGTLYILMRKFAEAEKYLKRAITLSDSIGAVDMIDNWHKNLSELYEKTNNQAKALYHFKRFKAIKDSITNIQTTQNSLRLEMKYEFEKIQATEKAEQDKKDLIAESEKNKQLLILIFVLVGMIVVSVFAIFAVRQKNIIKKEKHRSDELLLNILPHETAEELKTTGSAKPKQFDLVTVLFTDFKGFTKIAEKMTADELVNELNLIFSEFDKIISKYPIEKIKTIGDAYMCAGGLPTANTTNPMDVIKAALDIQEYMNKHLTINTNNTETNQWQIRIGVHTGPVVAGVVGIKKFAYDIWGDTVNTASRMESSGEPGKVNISGSTYELIKDNLASDLKTIYRGEIEAKNKGKIKMYFVEKS, encoded by the coding sequence ATGAGATCTCTGTTTCTGTTTATTTGGTTCTTTATTTTTCAATTTTCAATAGTTGCCTTTTCTCAACAATCAAAAATTGATTCTTTACTAGAAATAAATTCCAATACTAAAATTGATACTGTTAGAATAAAAACTTTACTAACTCTTACCGATTTATACTCTTTTCAGAATTCTGATTCTGCAATATTATTTGGTAAACGGGCTAAAGTACTTGCCAAAAGAATTAAAAACCAGTCATACATAGCAAATGCATCAACAGAATTAGGTTGGGCTTATTATGTTTCGGGAAATTACACTACAGCACTTGATAATTTTTTAGAAGCACTTAAGATTTATGAGAACTGTCAGGATTTTAAAAATATGTCAACTGCACTTGGAAATATTGGTTCGGTTTATCTAAATCAAAAAAACTTTAAAAAAGCACGGGAATATTATACCAGAGCTTTAACTATTGATCAAAAAACAAATAACAAAAAATGGATCGCTTCTGATATCAGTAACCTTGGAATAATTTATATGTCAGAAGGAAATTACGAAAAAGCAATTGAATCTTATACAAAAGCTTTAATAATTAATCGTGAAATTAAAAACAAAAGAGATATTTCTATGAATCTTGGAAATATTGGGAATGTTTATTTCAAACTTGGTGAAGATTCTTCTAATACCACAAAACAAAGCGATAGCCTTTATAATATTGCTGCAAACTATTACCTAGATGCAATTAAAATAGATGAAGAACTTGGAAGAAAACTTGGAATTGCAATTAAACTTGGAAACCTTGGCACCTTATATATTCTAATGAGAAAATTTGCCGAGGCCGAAAAATATCTTAAACGAGCAATTACACTTTCTGATAGCATTGGTGCAGTAGATATGATTGACAACTGGCATAAAAATCTGAGTGAATTATATGAAAAAACAAATAATCAGGCAAAAGCACTGTATCACTTTAAAAGATTTAAAGCAATTAAGGATAGCATTACTAATATTCAAACAACACAAAATTCTTTGCGACTTGAAATGAAATACGAATTTGAGAAAATTCAGGCTACTGAAAAAGCAGAGCAGGATAAAAAAGATTTAATAGCTGAATCAGAAAAAAACAAACAACTATTGATTTTAATTTTTGTTTTGGTTGGAATGATTGTAGTTAGTGTATTTGCAATTTTTGCTGTAAGACAAAAAAATATTATTAAGAAAGAAAAACATCGTTCAGATGAATTACTACTTAACATTCTACCGCATGAAACAGCAGAAGAATTAAAAACAACAGGCAGTGCAAAACCTAAACAATTCGATTTGGTAACTGTACTTTTTACCGATTTTAAAGGGTTTACCAAAATTGCCGAAAAAATGACTGCTGATGAATTAGTAAATGAACTTAATTTAATTTTTTCTGAATTTGATAAGATTATTTCTAAATATCCTATAGAAAAAATAAAAACTATTGGCGATGCCTATATGTGTGCCGGTGGACTTCCAACAGCGAATACAACTAATCCAATGGATGTAATAAAGGCAGCACTGGATATTCAGGAATATATGAACAAACATTTAACAATTAACACTAACAACACTGAGACTAATCAATGGCAAATCAGAATTGGTGTTCATACCGGACCAGTTGTTGCAGGAGTTGTTGGAATTAAAAAATTTGCTTATGATATTTGGGGCGACACAGTAAATACTGCTTCAAGAATGGAATCAAGCGGTGAACCAGGAAAAGTAAATATTTCTGGCTCTACCTACGAATTGATTAAAGATAATTTAGCTTCAGATTTAAAAACAATATACAGAGGCGAAATTGAAGCAAAAAATAAAGGAAAAATTAAAATGTATTTTGTAGAAAAAAGCTAA
- a CDS encoding YegS/Rv2252/BmrU family lipid kinase, whose protein sequence is MKKLLVVLNPIAGARKKINLELKLKEWIGSSVEISFQYWESPQFDITDAIKKRIKEDHFDIVVAAGGDGTVNRTARALVNSNISFAILPLGSGNGLARHFKIPMNLEKAAKIIIYGRTINMDSCLINNENFFCTAGTGFDAQIGHLFATAGKRGFKTYTRIVGREFRNYKPSNYKIVADGKEINIDAFLVTVANANQYGNNVYISPDADITDGLMNVVILKPFGLIHAPALASRLFLKNMNKATLVETFVAKEVDIYRQESGAVHFDGEPAVMDKCLRFRLSENSIRIIIP, encoded by the coding sequence TTGAAAAAATTATTAGTTGTATTAAATCCTATAGCTGGGGCAAGGAAAAAAATTAACCTTGAATTGAAACTTAAGGAATGGATTGGTTCCAGCGTTGAAATTTCTTTTCAATATTGGGAGAGTCCTCAATTTGATATAACAGATGCAATAAAGAAGAGAATAAAAGAAGATCATTTTGATATTGTTGTAGCTGCAGGTGGAGATGGTACAGTAAACAGAACTGCTCGTGCATTGGTAAATTCAAATATTTCATTTGCAATTTTACCCCTTGGGTCGGGAAATGGTTTAGCCAGACATTTTAAAATTCCAATGAATTTAGAAAAGGCAGCAAAAATTATAATTTATGGTAGAACTATTAATATGGATAGCTGTCTTATTAATAATGAAAATTTCTTTTGTACAGCAGGTACCGGATTTGATGCTCAGATTGGTCACTTGTTTGCAACTGCAGGAAAACGTGGGTTTAAGACTTACACAAGAATTGTTGGTCGTGAGTTTAGAAATTATAAACCTTCAAATTATAAGATAGTAGCGGATGGTAAAGAAATAAATATTGATGCTTTTCTGGTTACTGTTGCAAATGCAAATCAATATGGTAATAATGTTTATATTTCACCAGATGCTGATATAACTGATGGGTTAATGAATGTTGTAATATTAAAACCGTTTGGATTAATTCACGCTCCTGCACTTGCCAGTCGTTTATTTTTAAAAAATATGAATAAAGCTACTTTGGTTGAAACATTTGTAGCAAAAGAAGTTGATATATACAGGCAGGAATCAGGTGCAGTTCATTTTGACGGAGAACCTGCGGTTATGGATAAGTGTCTTAGATTCAGATTATCTGAGAATTCAATAAGAATTATTATTCCATAA
- a CDS encoding RluA family pseudouridine synthase — protein MHEEEDILLNEESSDLFEHFKIIVDKGQSLLRIDKFLGLRLENISRNRIQNAAISNCILVNNNPVKSNYKVKPFDVISVVLPYPPNEHEVLAENIPIEIVYEDNELVIINKPAGMVVHPAKGNYTGTLVNALLWHFKDLPLFNTGQIRPGLVHRIDKDTSGLLVVAKNELAHSKLAKQFFDKTTERTYLAFVWGTFDNKSGTINGNIGRSPRDRKKMTIFPDGDSGKHAVTHYKVIDEFRYCSLIECKLETGRTHQIRAHFEYIKHPLFSDLMYGGNKIIKGNNFAKYTQFVENCFNICPRQALHAKSLGFYHPLTKKRLFFDSELPSDMADLINKWREFAASN, from the coding sequence ATGCACGAGGAAGAAGATATTTTATTAAACGAAGAATCTAGCGACCTTTTTGAACATTTTAAAATAATTGTAGATAAAGGACAATCGCTACTTCGTATTGACAAATTTTTAGGATTACGTTTAGAAAATATCTCAAGAAACAGAATTCAAAATGCAGCTATTTCTAATTGTATTTTAGTTAACAACAACCCTGTAAAATCAAATTACAAGGTAAAACCATTTGATGTAATTTCAGTTGTTTTACCTTATCCACCAAATGAACATGAGGTACTGGCAGAAAACATTCCGATTGAGATCGTATACGAAGACAATGAATTGGTTATAATTAATAAACCAGCCGGAATGGTTGTACACCCTGCAAAAGGGAATTATACAGGAACATTGGTCAATGCATTACTATGGCATTTTAAAGATCTTCCACTTTTTAATACAGGGCAAATCAGACCAGGTTTAGTTCATCGTATTGATAAGGATACTTCTGGATTACTTGTTGTTGCAAAGAATGAACTGGCACACTCAAAACTTGCAAAACAATTTTTTGATAAAACAACAGAAAGAACATATTTAGCATTTGTGTGGGGTACATTTGATAACAAGTCAGGAACTATAAACGGAAATATTGGAAGGTCTCCCCGCGACAGAAAAAAAATGACAATTTTCCCAGATGGCGATTCCGGAAAACATGCGGTTACACATTATAAAGTTATTGATGAATTCAGATATTGTTCTCTTATTGAATGTAAACTTGAAACCGGACGAACTCATCAGATAAGAGCACATTTTGAATACATTAAACACCCTTTATTCAGCGACTTAATGTACGGTGGTAATAAAATTATTAAAGGAAATAACTTTGCAAAATACACTCAATTTGTTGAAAATTGCTTTAATATTTGTCCACGACAAGCACTTCATGCAAAATCTTTAGGATTTTATCATCCTTTAACAAAAAAAAGGCTTTTTTTCGACTCTGAACTACCTTCCGACATGGCAGATTTAATTAACAAATGGAGAGAATTCGCTGCAAGTAATTAA
- a CDS encoding T9SS type A sorting domain-containing protein — protein MAYKIFFTFLITFIVSITNAQVVLVPLESNPVIEKYIKENTDNPKNLLSNDTISFPFFDDFSKYSVYPDQSNWLDNSVFVNQSYGDNPPSIGVATFDALNFAGQLHSNATSNGFISDTLTSKPINLLTHIITNPILISSTLLFYHTGNQIYYPADSLSYVSGGTVHNCMTEPVTYNINYFIYYGNLVVSDSLYTYDSSTSTYTHIDKTITYNINPSDSLYLSFYYQPQGIGGNAPEAADSLVLEFKVPGNSWKHIWSKPGSANHAFKQVLIPLTVSTYFIKGFQFRFKNYASIGTSTIPSFASNVDMWNIDYVKIGKNRNQFDTIPNDVAFVYNAGPFIKNFYSVPWAHYKSVTNQKKDTLKFFYRNLSDTLRNVQCRYKITNKTNNTVIFDRSLGNENDTAFTDYYFIRKDTANYFPFNSDNQANFEVRISQTFSTLDIHAPYRWNDTLKFYQKFESHYAYDDGTAEYGFGLAGNNTQNGKVAFKFYTLKPDTIRGVYMFFNRALNDANQKFFYLTIWSAANGRPSQIIYSQMGEKPQFHGLNEFHYYSLDTSIFITDTFFVGWIQTTQDLLNMGFDLNSDNSSKVFYNISGNWQNIPYAGTPMMRPVFSTMPFVNINESVINKEISIYPNPASDYININVSSAYNFQIFDITGRVVLQTKTENEQINVSTIPSGVYILRGSDGKSQFTRKLIINR, from the coding sequence ATGGCTTATAAAATATTTTTTACTTTTTTAATTACTTTCATCGTAAGTATTACTAATGCACAAGTTGTATTAGTACCACTTGAAAGTAACCCGGTTATTGAAAAATACATTAAAGAAAATACAGATAACCCAAAAAATCTTCTTTCAAATGATACAATATCATTTCCCTTTTTCGACGATTTTTCAAAATATTCAGTTTACCCCGACCAATCAAACTGGCTAGACAATTCAGTATTTGTAAATCAGTCATACGGAGATAACCCTCCATCAATTGGAGTTGCTACTTTTGATGCTTTAAATTTTGCAGGACAACTTCATTCAAATGCCACATCAAACGGATTTATTAGTGATACACTTACATCAAAACCTATAAATTTACTTACTCATATTATTACAAATCCGATTTTGATTTCATCCACTTTATTATTTTATCATACAGGTAATCAAATTTACTACCCTGCAGATTCACTTTCATATGTAAGTGGAGGAACAGTTCATAATTGCATGACCGAGCCTGTTACTTATAATATAAATTACTTCATATATTATGGCAATTTAGTAGTAAGCGACTCTTTATACACGTACGACTCATCAACAAGCACTTATACTCATATAGATAAAACCATAACATATAACATTAATCCTTCCGATTCATTGTACTTAAGCTTCTATTATCAACCACAAGGAATTGGTGGTAACGCTCCCGAAGCAGCAGACTCATTAGTTCTTGAGTTTAAAGTTCCGGGTAACTCCTGGAAACATATCTGGTCAAAACCAGGCTCTGCAAATCATGCTTTTAAACAAGTATTAATTCCCTTAACAGTTTCGACATATTTTATAAAGGGATTTCAGTTCAGGTTTAAAAATTATGCAAGTATTGGAACTTCAACAATTCCAAGTTTTGCTAGTAATGTTGATATGTGGAATATTGATTACGTTAAAATTGGAAAAAATAGAAATCAGTTTGATACTATACCAAATGACGTTGCATTTGTTTATAATGCCGGTCCATTTATTAAAAATTTCTACTCTGTTCCATGGGCTCATTATAAAAGTGTTACAAATCAAAAGAAAGACACATTAAAGTTTTTTTACAGAAATTTAAGTGATACTTTAAGAAATGTTCAATGCAGATATAAAATAACAAATAAAACTAATAATACTGTTATTTTCGATCGTTCACTTGGAAATGAAAATGACACAGCTTTTACAGATTATTATTTTATAAGAAAAGATACTGCAAATTATTTTCCATTTAATTCGGATAATCAGGCAAATTTTGAAGTAAGAATTAGCCAAACATTCAGCACCTTAGATATTCATGCTCCTTATCGCTGGAACGACACCTTAAAATTCTATCAAAAATTCGAGAGCCACTATGCTTATGATGACGGAACTGCAGAATATGGTTTTGGTTTAGCAGGTAACAATACTCAGAATGGAAAAGTAGCATTTAAATTTTACACATTAAAGCCAGACACAATCAGGGGTGTGTATATGTTTTTTAATAGAGCCCTTAATGATGCAAATCAAAAATTCTTTTATTTAACAATATGGAGTGCAGCAAACGGAAGACCAAGTCAAATCATTTACAGCCAAATGGGAGAAAAACCTCAATTTCATGGTTTAAATGAATTTCACTATTACAGTTTAGACACTTCAATATTTATAACTGACACCTTTTTTGTTGGCTGGATTCAAACTACTCAGGACTTATTAAATATGGGATTTGATTTAAACAGCGATAATTCTTCAAAGGTTTTTTATAATATTTCTGGAAACTGGCAAAATATTCCATATGCAGGTACGCCTATGATGAGACCTGTTTTTAGCACTATGCCATTTGTTAACATTAACGAATCTGTAATAAACAAAGAGATAAGCATTTATCCTAATCCTGCATCAGATTATATCAACATAAATGTTAGTTCTGCATATAATTTTCAGATTTTTGATATTACAGGAAGAGTAGTATTACAAACAAAAACTGAGAATGAGCAAATTAACGTTTCAACTATACCTTCAGGTGTATACATATTAAGAGGATCTGACGGGAAATCGCAATTCACTCGAAAACTTATTATTAATAGGTAA
- a CDS encoding PASTA domain-containing protein, giving the protein MSLFQFIKSRVFFKHLGLAIGITILLLTLSFFSINFYTHHGEAISVPDFSGLTFEQAQRMAEDKDFKVEISDSVHFQEKEKGTVVSQVPTADSKVKTGRTIYLIINGQEPEKVPMPDLTGISVRQATSDAEIFGLKIGKLRYVPDISTTVLEQNFKGKPIKANTLIIKGSTIDLVVGKGESNENTFIPNVLGLTNDEAELKLSSLSLNIGVADYDETVKTTKDSTRARIWKQHPKSGNDNDIKLGSYIDIWLTLDNDLIPEVSTENTPPDGL; this is encoded by the coding sequence ATGAGTCTATTTCAATTTATAAAAAGTCGTGTTTTTTTTAAGCATCTTGGTTTAGCTATAGGTATTACTATACTTTTACTAACACTTAGTTTTTTCTCTATTAATTTTTACACACATCATGGTGAAGCGATATCGGTGCCGGATTTTAGCGGTTTAACATTTGAGCAGGCTCAAAGAATGGCTGAAGACAAAGATTTTAAAGTTGAAATTTCTGACTCTGTACATTTTCAGGAAAAAGAAAAAGGAACTGTTGTTTCACAGGTTCCAACAGCCGACAGCAAGGTAAAAACAGGAAGAACAATATATCTAATTATTAATGGTCAGGAACCTGAAAAAGTTCCAATGCCTGATTTAACAGGAATTTCGGTAAGACAAGCAACTTCAGATGCTGAGATATTCGGATTAAAAATAGGGAAACTAAGATACGTGCCTGATATTTCGACAACAGTTCTTGAACAAAATTTTAAAGGAAAACCAATTAAAGCAAACACTCTTATTATAAAAGGATCAACAATTGACTTAGTAGTTGGTAAAGGCGAAAGTAACGAGAATACATTTATTCCAAATGTTTTAGGATTAACAAATGACGAAGCAGAATTAAAACTTTCTTCACTTTCGTTAAATATTGGGGTTGCAGATTATGACGAAACTGTTAAAACTACTAAAGATTCAACAAGAGCAAGAATCTGGAAACAACATCCTAAATCAGGTAATGACAATGACATTAAACTAGGCAGTTATATTGACATTTGGCTAACATTAGATAATGATTTAATTCCCGAGGTATCAACAGAAAATACACCACCCGATGGCTTATAA
- a CDS encoding SUMF1/EgtB/PvdO family nonheme iron enzyme, with the protein MKITLFAFLFLVISNLNAQKNDLIFTYKSINKNYVKVDSMLYCNVYETTNVEYRDFLSELKQSGKIEEYKVALPDTNGWKSKNAYNEPYVELYFRHPAYQNYPLVNVSYDQAIKYCDWLTQKYNSQAKRKFKKVVFRLPNKTEWENAAHGGLKENVYPWGGYYLVNNKGGKACNYLSIGDEGITFDTINKKFILVNSILSNKPVSLKEIEALTMPAMYYEPNGFGVYNIAGNASEMIKEKGIAKGGSWISPGYDVRIESEEFYSHSSNHMGFRVFMQVLEQ; encoded by the coding sequence ATGAAAATAACATTATTTGCATTTTTGTTTTTGGTAATTTCAAACTTAAATGCGCAGAAAAATGATTTAATTTTTACTTATAAATCAATTAACAAAAACTATGTTAAGGTTGATTCAATGCTTTATTGCAATGTTTATGAAACCACAAATGTAGAATATCGCGATTTTTTATCAGAGTTAAAACAAAGCGGAAAAATTGAAGAATATAAAGTTGCATTGCCCGATACTAATGGCTGGAAAAGTAAAAATGCTTATAATGAACCTTATGTTGAATTATATTTTCGCCATCCTGCTTATCAGAATTATCCTTTGGTAAATGTTTCCTACGATCAGGCAATAAAATATTGCGACTGGCTGACTCAAAAATATAATTCTCAGGCAAAAAGAAAGTTTAAAAAAGTTGTTTTCAGATTGCCGAATAAAACTGAATGGGAAAATGCTGCACATGGCGGGTTAAAAGAAAATGTTTATCCTTGGGGTGGGTATTATTTAGTAAATAATAAAGGCGGAAAAGCGTGTAATTATTTAAGCATTGGTGACGAGGGAATTACTTTCGATACAATAAATAAAAAGTTTATTCTTGTAAACTCAATTTTGTCTAATAAACCAGTTTCTTTAAAAGAAATTGAGGCATTGACCATGCCCGCAATGTATTATGAGCCAAACGGATTTGGAGTGTATAATATTGCTGGTAATGCTTCTGAAATGATAAAGGAAAAAGGAATTGCAAAAGGTGGTAGTTGGATTAGTCCTGGTTATGATGTCAGAATTGAATCAGAGGAATTTTATTCCCATTCATCAAATCATATGGGGTTTAGAGTTTTTATGCAGGTATTGGAGCAATAA
- the bcp gene encoding thioredoxin-dependent thiol peroxidase → MSEIIEGAKAPQFSGVDQHGKTISLAGFKGKKVVLYFYPKDNTPGCTVEACNLRDHEGLFKKSGYQIIGVSADSVASHEKFATRFGLPFPLIADTEKVICNLYGVWGEKKFLGKTFNGIKRTTFVIDENGIIEKIITKVNTSAHTSQILDQKIIK, encoded by the coding sequence ATGTCAGAAATAATAGAAGGTGCGAAAGCACCGCAGTTCAGTGGCGTTGATCAGCATGGAAAAACAATTTCATTAGCTGGCTTTAAGGGAAAAAAAGTTGTACTATATTTTTACCCAAAAGATAATACTCCGGGTTGTACTGTTGAGGCATGTAATCTTCGCGATCACGAGGGATTATTTAAGAAATCGGGTTATCAGATTATTGGTGTAAGTGCAGACAGTGTTGCTTCACACGAAAAATTTGCAACACGGTTTGGTTTGCCTTTTCCATTGATTGCTGATACTGAAAAAGTCATATGTAATTTATATGGCGTTTGGGGTGAAAAAAAATTTTTAGGCAAAACTTTTAATGGAATTAAAAGAACTACCTTTGTTATTGATGAAAATGGAATTATAGAAAAAATCATTACAAAAGTCAATACCAGTGCACATACCTCACAAATTCTTGATCAAAAAATAATTAAATAA
- the recA gene encoding recombinase RecA, with protein sequence MESKKEQKDQSLLKEKMKALQSTLEKIEKDYGKGTIMKMGDQIISDIATIPSGSIALDIALGIGGYPRGRVVEIYGPESSGKTTLAIHAIAEAQKAGGIAAYIDAEHAFDRTYAEKLGVDVENLYISQPDNGEQALEVTDNLIRSGAIDIIVIDSVAALTPKAEIEGEMGDSKMGLQARLMSQALRKLTGNISRTNTCCIFINQLRDKIGVMFGSPETTTGGNALKFYSSVRLDIRKISQLKEGEEAFGNRVRVKVVKNKMAPPFRKAEFDVVFGEGISRIGEIIDLSVDNNIIKKSGSWFSYGETKLGQGRDAVKQILTDNLELTEELVAKIREKLAVVTK encoded by the coding sequence ATGGAAAGTAAGAAAGAACAAAAAGACCAATCTCTTTTGAAGGAAAAAATGAAAGCCCTTCAATCAACTTTAGAAAAAATTGAAAAAGATTACGGTAAAGGTACCATTATGAAAATGGGTGACCAGATTATTAGTGATATTGCAACTATTCCTTCCGGATCAATTGCTCTTGATATAGCTCTTGGTATTGGAGGTTATCCACGTGGAAGAGTTGTTGAAATATACGGTCCAGAGTCATCTGGTAAAACCACTTTAGCAATACATGCAATTGCAGAAGCACAAAAAGCAGGTGGTATTGCTGCTTATATTGATGCAGAGCATGCTTTCGACAGAACATATGCAGAAAAACTAGGTGTTGATGTTGAAAATTTATATATTTCTCAACCCGACAATGGTGAGCAGGCTTTAGAGGTTACAGATAATTTAATTCGCTCAGGAGCAATTGATATTATTGTTATCGACTCAGTGGCTGCACTTACTCCAAAAGCTGAAATAGAAGGTGAAATGGGTGATTCAAAAATGGGATTACAGGCTCGTTTAATGTCACAGGCATTAAGAAAATTAACCGGAAATATTAGCCGCACAAACACCTGTTGTATTTTTATTAATCAGCTTCGCGATAAAATCGGAGTTATGTTTGGAAGTCCTGAAACAACAACCGGTGGAAATGCTTTAAAATTCTATTCTTCAGTTCGTTTAGATATTCGTAAAATTTCTCAGTTAAAAGAAGGCGAAGAAGCTTTTGGAAACAGAGTTAGAGTTAAAGTTGTAAAGAATAAAATGGCTCCACCTTTCCGTAAAGCTGAATTTGATGTGGTTTTTGGTGAAGGTATCTCAAGAATTGGTGAGATTATTGACTTAAGTGTAGATAACAATATAATTAAGAAAAGCGGTTCATGGTTCTCTTATGGCGAAACCAAGCTTGGACAAGGAAGAGACGCTGTTAAACAAATTTTAACAGATAATCTGGAACTTACCGAAGAGCTTGTTGCGAAAATCAGAGAAAAGCTTGCAGTTGTAACAAAGTAA
- a CDS encoding tetratricopeptide repeat protein, whose product MPEIIFRHLFFIVMRKYIVYIVILIGFIYACDTNSESTQVILNKSLDSLSIPEISNAIRKTPKNAELFMRRAELYFNKMDLDSAINDAIISTRLDSLNAKYFIRLSEFYITNGKSEESKLILEKCNRINPNNDDVLVKLGTLYFYVKDYKKATEYLDLAATVNSNNATMFFVRGMIHRDKKENNAAILNFQKAAENNAEYFEAYMMLGMLFSELKDSIAIQYYKTAINLNPKDIQPHYNLGMFYQENERYDEALREYQYILRNLDKSYCYAYFNQGYVNMIYALDYEEAIKYFDSTLASKPDYVEAVYNKGYCYEKMKNKDKAREFYTQAKNMVTNYQLAIDGLNRLDKKK is encoded by the coding sequence ATGCCTGAAATTATTTTCAGGCATTTATTTTTTATTGTAATGAGAAAATATATTGTATATATTGTTATTCTAATTGGATTTATTTATGCTTGTGATACAAATTCTGAAAGCACACAGGTTATATTGAATAAATCCTTAGATTCGTTAAGCATACCAGAAATATCAAATGCAATTAGAAAAACTCCAAAAAATGCTGAGCTTTTCATGCGTCGTGCAGAGCTTTATTTTAATAAAATGGATCTTGATAGTGCAATAAACGATGCAATAATTTCAACAAGATTAGATTCGCTAAATGCAAAGTATTTTATACGGTTAAGTGAGTTTTATATAACAAACGGTAAATCAGAAGAATCAAAGCTGATATTGGAAAAATGTAATCGAATTAATCCAAATAATGACGATGTTTTGGTTAAGCTGGGTACACTTTATTTTTATGTTAAAGATTATAAAAAAGCAACCGAATATCTTGATCTTGCTGCAACTGTAAATTCAAATAATGCAACAATGTTCTTTGTTCGAGGCATGATTCATCGTGATAAAAAGGAAAATAATGCTGCAATTCTGAATTTTCAGAAAGCTGCCGAAAATAATGCCGAATATTTTGAAGCGTACATGATGTTAGGAATGTTATTTTCTGAATTAAAAGATTCAATAGCAATTCAATATTATAAAACTGCTATTAATCTTAATCCAAAGGATATTCAGCCACACTATAATCTTGGTATGTTTTATCAGGAAAATGAAAGATATGATGAAGCTTTGAGGGAATACCAATATATTTTACGCAATTTAGATAAATCATATTGTTATGCCTATTTTAATCAGGGTTATGTGAATATGATTTATGCTTTGGATTACGAGGAAGCTATTAAATATTTCGATTCTACTTTGGCTTCAAAACCAGATTATGTTGAAGCAGTATATAATAAAGGATATTGTTATGAGAAAATGAAAAATAAAGATAAAGCAAGAGAATTCTATACTCAGGCTAAAAATATGGTAACTAATTACCAACTCGCTATTGATGGATTGAATAGGTTAGACAAGAAAAAATAA